Proteins from one Planctomyces sp. SH-PL62 genomic window:
- a CDS encoding Gldg family protein, whose product MATLQTEPSKQPAVARPARAAIRPFRANVIWAVFKRNLQSYFSNPAGYVFITLFVLISSTVAFWQDEFFTNNLANLDQLDKYMPYLLLFFVPAITMSLWADERRQGTDELLFTLPAHDLDVVLGKYLAAVGIFTVALLFSTSHLLVLSYLGSPDLGVMFATYLGYWLMGAMLIAVGMVASLLSSNVTVAFILGALFCALPIFVGMLGSPTGGNLRRQLEGWSVPAQFADFGAGVISLSGVFYFVSLAAAMIYLNMLLLGRRHWAGGEASKGLGLHSAARFALLLLTLFSANVLVDLWGKRADASSERLNTLSAESIELIGKIPADRPVLIQAFYSPEVPREYVETRNDLLRNLKEYQARSGGRIQLNLIPTEVYSTAARDAEKQFGIAPRRVFSADQAKQSSAEIFLGVAFTSGLEEVVIPFFDRGLPVEYELTRSIQVVSRSGRKKVGILTTDAKVMGGFDQRSFGQTPEWSIVTELKKQYEVSSVSPDSPIASDLGVLLVAQPSSLTQPQIDNLTAYVKAGGPTLLLMDPFPVDNPQIAPEVPKAPPGGPLGGGAPPDQKGNLQPLLDLMGLDWPSTEIVWNTYNPHPQLADMPPEVVFIGRGSGEKDAFNPDQAATSGLQEIVALFPGLLRPKSGGAGPEFTPLLRTSDQGGVIPWADAVQQGFMGVSGVNPRRRHLATGNGYTIAARIKGQAQAEPKKDEAEKKEEPKAEEKPATINAIAIADLDMVSEQFFEIRRRKIENLDFDNVTFVLNCVDVLAGDESFLALRKKRPRHRTLTAVEAQTRDFLEDLQKQTKVAEEAAKAQLDDAQKAFDKQVDQVRSRTDLDERTKEIMLANLQDVAQRRLDVEKQKIEDEKLNRIREGKAESERKTRAIENRVRYLAAGVPPLPPLILGLLVLLTRLRRENLGASPKRLA is encoded by the coding sequence GTGGCCACGCTTCAAACCGAACCTAGCAAGCAGCCCGCCGTCGCCCGACCGGCGCGGGCCGCGATCCGCCCCTTCCGGGCCAACGTCATCTGGGCCGTCTTCAAGCGCAATCTCCAGAGCTATTTCAGCAACCCGGCCGGCTACGTCTTCATCACGCTGTTCGTCCTGATCAGCTCGACCGTCGCCTTCTGGCAGGACGAGTTCTTCACGAACAACCTGGCGAACCTGGACCAGCTCGACAAGTACATGCCGTACCTGCTGCTGTTCTTCGTCCCGGCGATCACGATGAGCCTCTGGGCCGACGAGCGTCGGCAGGGGACCGACGAGCTCCTCTTCACCCTCCCGGCGCACGACCTGGACGTGGTGCTGGGCAAGTACCTGGCGGCCGTGGGGATCTTCACCGTCGCCCTGCTCTTCTCGACGAGCCACCTCCTGGTGCTCTCGTACCTGGGCTCGCCCGACCTGGGGGTGATGTTCGCCACCTACCTCGGCTACTGGCTGATGGGGGCGATGCTGATCGCGGTGGGGATGGTGGCGTCGCTGCTGTCGTCCAACGTCACGGTCGCGTTCATCCTGGGCGCCCTGTTCTGCGCCCTGCCGATCTTCGTGGGGATGCTGGGCTCGCCGACCGGCGGGAACCTCCGCCGGCAGCTGGAAGGCTGGTCGGTGCCGGCCCAGTTCGCGGACTTCGGCGCGGGGGTGATCTCGCTCTCGGGCGTCTTCTACTTCGTCTCGCTCGCGGCGGCGATGATCTACCTGAACATGCTCCTGCTGGGGCGCCGCCACTGGGCCGGCGGCGAAGCGAGCAAGGGCCTGGGCCTCCATTCCGCCGCCCGGTTCGCGCTCCTGCTGCTCACCCTGTTCAGCGCGAACGTCCTGGTCGACCTGTGGGGCAAGCGGGCCGACGCCAGCAGCGAGCGACTGAACACGCTCTCGGCCGAGTCGATCGAGCTGATCGGCAAGATCCCGGCCGACCGCCCGGTCCTGATCCAGGCGTTCTACAGCCCGGAAGTCCCCCGCGAGTACGTGGAGACCCGGAACGACCTGCTTCGCAACCTGAAGGAATACCAGGCCCGCAGCGGGGGCCGGATCCAGCTCAACCTGATCCCGACCGAAGTCTACTCGACGGCCGCGCGCGACGCCGAGAAGCAGTTCGGCATCGCGCCCCGGCGGGTCTTCTCGGCCGACCAGGCCAAGCAGAGCTCGGCCGAGATCTTCCTGGGGGTCGCCTTCACGTCGGGGCTGGAGGAGGTGGTCATCCCCTTCTTCGACCGCGGCCTGCCGGTCGAGTATGAGCTGACCCGGTCCATCCAGGTGGTCTCGCGGAGCGGCCGGAAGAAGGTCGGCATCCTGACGACCGACGCCAAGGTCATGGGGGGCTTCGATCAGCGGAGCTTCGGCCAGACCCCGGAATGGTCCATCGTCACCGAGCTCAAGAAGCAGTACGAGGTCAGCTCGGTCTCGCCCGACTCCCCGATCGCGAGCGACCTGGGGGTCCTCCTGGTCGCGCAGCCGTCGTCGCTGACCCAGCCCCAGATCGACAACCTGACCGCGTACGTCAAGGCGGGCGGGCCGACCCTGCTGCTCATGGACCCGTTCCCGGTCGACAACCCCCAGATCGCCCCCGAGGTCCCCAAGGCCCCGCCGGGCGGCCCGCTCGGCGGCGGCGCCCCGCCCGACCAGAAGGGGAACCTGCAGCCCCTGCTGGACCTGATGGGCCTCGACTGGCCGTCGACCGAGATCGTCTGGAACACCTACAACCCGCACCCCCAGCTCGCCGACATGCCCCCCGAGGTCGTCTTCATCGGCCGAGGCAGCGGCGAGAAGGACGCGTTCAACCCCGACCAGGCCGCGACCTCCGGGCTCCAGGAGATCGTCGCCCTCTTCCCCGGCCTGCTCCGGCCCAAGTCGGGCGGCGCGGGGCCCGAGTTCACCCCGCTGCTGCGGACCAGCGACCAGGGGGGCGTGATCCCCTGGGCCGACGCCGTCCAGCAGGGCTTCATGGGCGTCTCCGGCGTCAACCCCCGCCGCCGCCACCTGGCCACCGGCAACGGCTACACCATCGCCGCCCGCATCAAGGGGCAGGCCCAGGCCGAGCCCAAGAAGGACGAGGCCGAGAAGAAGGAGGAGCCGAAGGCCGAGGAGAAGCCGGCGACGATCAACGCGATCGCCATCGCCGACCTCGACATGGTCTCCGAGCAGTTCTTCGAGATCCGCCGCCGCAAGATCGAGAACCTCGACTTCGACAACGTCACCTTCGTCCTCAACTGCGTCGACGTCCTCGCCGGCGACGAGTCGTTCCTGGCCCTCCGCAAGAAGCGGCCCCGGCACCGGACCCTGACCGCCGTCGAGGCCCAGACCCGGGACTTCCTGGAAGACCTCCAGAAGCAGACCAAGGTCGCCGAGGAGGCCGCCAAGGCCCAGCTCGACGACGCCCAGAAGGCGTTCGACAAGCAGGTCGACCAGGTCCGCTCCCGCACCGACCTCGACGAGCGGACCAAGGAGATCATGCTGGCGAACCTCCAGGACGTCGCCCAGCGCCGGCTGGACGTCGAGAAGCAGAAGATCGAGGACGAGAAGCTCAACCGGATCCGCGAGGGGAAGGCCGAGTCCGAGCGCAAGACCCGGGCCATCGAGAATCGGGTCCGCTACCTGGCCGCCGGCGTCCCGCCGCTCCCGCCGCTGATCCTCGGCCTGCTCGTCCTGCTGACGCGGCTGCGCCGCGAGAACCTCGGCGCCAGCCCCAAGCGGCTGGCCTGA
- a CDS encoding ABC transporter ATP-binding protein, which produces MSTPVMIEAHGLCKQFGSFLAVRDVSFTIPKGQVVAFLGPNGAGKTTTMRLLTGFTAPTHGSARIAGIDVQADRIAAAEHLGYLPENGPLYTDMTPLGLLKFFGAARGMSSTRLRDRLDEVVALCALEAVAHKPIGKLSKGYRQRVSMAQAILHDPEVLILDEPTSGLDPNQIKGVRALIRELGKTKTVLVSTHILQEVEPVAGRVLFIHDGKIVFDGAPAELAKRGGSLEDAFYKLTAQPV; this is translated from the coding sequence ATGTCTACGCCGGTCATGATCGAAGCCCACGGGCTTTGCAAGCAATTCGGGTCTTTCCTGGCTGTGCGCGACGTGTCGTTCACGATCCCCAAGGGTCAGGTGGTCGCCTTCCTCGGCCCCAACGGCGCGGGCAAGACGACCACGATGCGGCTCCTGACGGGCTTCACCGCCCCCACCCACGGCTCGGCCCGGATCGCCGGGATCGACGTCCAGGCCGACCGCATCGCCGCGGCCGAGCACCTCGGCTATCTCCCGGAGAACGGCCCGCTCTACACCGACATGACCCCCCTGGGCCTGCTGAAGTTCTTCGGCGCGGCCCGCGGGATGTCGTCCACGAGGCTCCGCGACCGGCTCGACGAGGTCGTCGCGCTCTGCGCCCTGGAGGCGGTCGCCCACAAGCCGATCGGCAAGCTCTCGAAGGGCTATCGCCAGCGCGTCTCGATGGCGCAGGCGATCCTCCACGACCCCGAGGTCCTGATCCTCGACGAGCCGACCAGCGGCCTCGACCCCAACCAGATCAAGGGCGTCCGGGCCCTGATCCGCGAGCTGGGCAAGACCAAGACCGTGCTGGTCTCGACCCACATCCTCCAGGAGGTCGAGCCGGTCGCCGGCCGGGTCCTGTTCATCCACGACGGCAAGATCGTCTTCGACGGCGCGCCGGCCGAGCTCGCGAAGCGCGGCGGCTCGCTCGAGGACGCCTTCTACAAGCTGACGGCGCAGCCCGTCTGA
- a CDS encoding DUF1549 domain-containing protein, whose protein sequence is MLQRDGRTDVRTARSPRRAIAAVAALLVAVSAGARSNAGEEPTSKSADPGKPSPGAANFLDPLLLEAWKEAGLKPPQASSDEEFLRRAYLDLLGRIPTVAEARTFLVGRAPDKRARLVEQLLDHVDFPKNFATEWTNLLIGRGRQDRNVDRAALTAWLRKQFAADRPWNEVVYDLVTASGSNKENGAVNYTLAHMESEAVPLTSRTTRLFLGQQLQCVQCHDHPQNDWKQADFWGVNAFFRGLKAEEKRAIDAAGLEKFDHVELTDVPTDSFARFDRRNGMMGVAFPKFIDGRKLEKPDASLRRVELAKLITDPTSDLLPRAMVNRMWAYLLGRGFVNPVDDIGPHNPAVLPEVFDRLTEEFQASGCDVKQLIRWITSSAAYQATSLRPGKARPEDDLFSVMALRPMSPEQLFDSLLTATAAHRAGSGRDDAKRESWMRQFLFAFGNDEEDEATSFQGTIPQSLMMMNGDLMRDALSGKPGSFLADAVEQAGRQRRSPAAFMVDQLYLAALSRPPTTSERNASVRHLQSYPDALPYLQDLFWALLNSNEFILIH, encoded by the coding sequence ATGCTCCAGCGTGATGGACGGACCGACGTCCGGACGGCCCGATCCCCCCGCCGTGCGATCGCCGCCGTCGCCGCGTTGCTGGTCGCGGTCTCCGCCGGGGCCCGCTCGAACGCCGGCGAAGAGCCCACCTCGAAGTCGGCCGATCCGGGGAAGCCGTCGCCGGGCGCCGCGAACTTCCTGGACCCGCTGCTCCTCGAAGCCTGGAAGGAAGCCGGCCTGAAGCCGCCGCAGGCGTCCTCCGATGAGGAGTTCCTGCGTCGCGCGTATCTGGACCTCCTGGGCCGGATTCCGACCGTCGCCGAGGCACGAACGTTCCTCGTCGGCCGCGCCCCGGACAAGCGGGCCAGGCTCGTCGAACAGCTCCTCGACCACGTCGACTTCCCCAAGAACTTCGCGACCGAGTGGACGAACCTCCTGATCGGCCGCGGCCGGCAGGATCGGAACGTCGACCGCGCCGCGCTGACCGCCTGGCTTCGCAAGCAGTTCGCCGCCGACCGGCCCTGGAACGAGGTCGTCTACGACCTGGTGACCGCCAGCGGCTCGAACAAGGAGAACGGCGCGGTCAACTACACCCTGGCCCACATGGAATCCGAGGCCGTCCCGCTGACCTCGCGGACGACCCGGCTGTTCCTCGGCCAGCAGCTCCAGTGCGTCCAGTGCCACGACCATCCCCAGAACGACTGGAAGCAGGCCGACTTCTGGGGCGTCAACGCCTTCTTCCGGGGCCTCAAGGCCGAGGAGAAGCGTGCGATCGACGCCGCCGGGCTCGAGAAGTTCGACCATGTCGAGCTGACCGACGTGCCGACCGACTCCTTCGCCCGCTTCGACCGTCGCAACGGCATGATGGGCGTCGCCTTCCCCAAGTTCATCGACGGCCGCAAGCTGGAGAAGCCGGACGCCTCCCTCCGCCGCGTCGAACTCGCCAAGCTCATCACCGATCCGACGAGCGACCTCCTCCCCCGCGCGATGGTCAACCGGATGTGGGCCTATCTCCTGGGCCGGGGGTTCGTCAACCCGGTCGACGACATCGGCCCCCACAACCCCGCCGTGCTCCCCGAGGTCTTCGACAGGCTGACCGAGGAGTTCCAGGCGTCGGGCTGCGACGTGAAGCAGCTCATCCGCTGGATCACCTCGTCGGCCGCGTATCAGGCCACCAGCCTCCGGCCGGGCAAGGCGAGGCCCGAGGACGACTTGTTCAGCGTCATGGCGCTGCGACCCATGTCCCCCGAACAGCTCTTCGACTCGCTCCTGACCGCGACCGCCGCCCACCGCGCCGGCTCGGGCCGAGACGACGCCAAGCGCGAGTCCTGGATGCGGCAGTTCCTCTTCGCCTTCGGCAACGACGAGGAAGACGAGGCGACCAGCTTCCAGGGGACCATCCCCCAGTCGCTCATGATGATGAACGGCGACCTGATGCGCGACGCCCTCTCCGGCAAGCCGGGGAGCTTCCTGGCCGACGCCGTCGAACAGGCGGGCCGCCAGCGCCGGTCGCCGGCCGCGTTCATGGTCGACCAGCTCTACCTCGCCGCGCTCAGCCGGCCGCCGACCACGAGTGAGCGGAACGCGTCGGTGCGCCACCTGCAATCCTACCCAGACGCCCTGCCGTACTTGCAGGACCTGTTCTGGGCCCTCCTGAATTCCAACGAATTCATCCTGATCCACTGA
- a CDS encoding DUF1501 domain-containing protein has protein sequence MTPPLVTPRGMHRRHFLGHLAATALGIPAAQFFHSLRAHAAAPNKAHKSCILLWMSGGPSHLDIWDLKPDSEKNGGPFRPIATSAPGVMISEHMPNTAKQMHHLNILRSLDSNEGNHERGTYLMHTGYVPNPTVVHPGWGSTAAFEIGSRLEDFDLPHCVSINTPGQGAGFLGMSYTPFMIQNPNSPIANLAPPADVDELRMDRRLQLLSRTENDFIKQRGSQPALDHKAVYAKTIRMMNSKRKDIFKLDTEPQEVRDAYGKHAFGSGCLLARKLVEQGVTYVEVAMGGWDTHADNFDALSNRLLPELDQGMAALTADLASRGLLDTTMIVWMGEFGRTPRINQNAGRDHWPRSWSVVMGGGGMKSGQVVGSTDKNGVDVTDRPIGVMDMVATMTKTMGIGLDTQYTSPRGRPMKVVDGGTPIAELVG, from the coding sequence ATGACGCCCCCCCTCGTCACCCCCCGCGGGATGCACCGCCGCCACTTCCTCGGCCACCTGGCCGCGACGGCGCTCGGGATTCCCGCGGCCCAGTTCTTCCACAGCCTGCGGGCCCACGCCGCCGCGCCGAACAAGGCCCACAAGAGCTGCATCCTGCTCTGGATGTCGGGGGGCCCCAGCCACCTCGACATCTGGGACCTCAAGCCCGACAGCGAGAAGAACGGCGGCCCCTTCCGCCCGATCGCGACGTCCGCACCCGGCGTCATGATCAGCGAGCACATGCCCAACACCGCCAAGCAGATGCACCACCTGAACATCCTCCGCTCGCTCGACTCCAACGAGGGGAACCACGAGCGCGGAACGTACCTGATGCACACCGGCTACGTCCCCAACCCGACCGTCGTCCACCCCGGCTGGGGCTCGACGGCGGCCTTCGAGATCGGCAGCCGGCTCGAGGATTTCGACCTCCCCCACTGCGTCTCGATCAACACGCCGGGGCAGGGCGCCGGCTTCCTGGGGATGTCCTACACGCCGTTCATGATCCAGAACCCCAACTCGCCGATCGCCAACCTCGCCCCCCCGGCCGACGTCGACGAGCTACGCATGGACCGCAGGCTTCAGCTCCTGAGCCGGACCGAGAACGACTTCATCAAGCAGCGCGGGTCGCAGCCCGCCCTCGACCACAAGGCCGTCTACGCCAAGACGATCCGCATGATGAACTCGAAGCGCAAGGACATCTTCAAGCTCGACACCGAGCCTCAGGAGGTCCGCGACGCCTACGGCAAGCACGCCTTCGGGTCGGGCTGCCTCCTGGCGCGCAAACTGGTCGAGCAGGGCGTGACCTACGTCGAGGTCGCGATGGGAGGCTGGGACACCCACGCCGACAATTTCGACGCCCTCTCCAACCGACTGCTCCCCGAACTGGATCAGGGGATGGCCGCCCTGACCGCCGACCTGGCCAGCCGGGGCCTGCTGGACACCACGATGATCGTCTGGATGGGCGAGTTCGGACGCACCCCCCGGATCAATCAGAACGCCGGCCGCGACCACTGGCCGCGAAGCTGGTCGGTCGTCATGGGAGGCGGCGGCATGAAGTCCGGCCAGGTCGTGGGCTCGACCGACAAGAACGGCGTCGACGTCACCGACCGGCCGATCGGCGTGATGGACATGGTCGCCACCATGACCAAGACGATGGGGATCGGCCTGGACACGCAGTACACCTCGCCTCGCGGGCGTCCGATGAAGGTCGTCGACGGCGGAACCCCGATCGCCGAACTGGTGGGCTGA
- a CDS encoding VOC family protein produces MKPRLSVVTLAVDDLERSLRFYRDGLGLATDGIVGEEFEHGAVAFFDLQPGLKLAIWPRASLAHDSELPLRDPSPTEFTLGHNVASRDEVDVVMRQAADAGALIVKAARAAFWGGYAGYFQDPDGHLWEIVWNPHLIPQD; encoded by the coding sequence ATGAAGCCTCGACTCAGCGTCGTCACGCTCGCTGTGGACGACCTGGAGAGGTCGCTCCGGTTCTACCGAGACGGCCTCGGACTGGCGACCGACGGGATCGTCGGTGAGGAATTCGAGCATGGCGCCGTGGCCTTTTTCGACCTCCAGCCGGGCTTGAAGTTGGCGATCTGGCCGCGCGCCAGCCTCGCCCACGATTCGGAGCTCCCGCTGCGCGACCCGAGCCCCACGGAGTTCACGCTCGGGCACAACGTGGCCTCGCGGGACGAGGTCGACGTCGTCATGCGGCAGGCGGCCGACGCGGGGGCCTTGATCGTGAAGGCGGCCCGGGCCGCCTTCTGGGGAGGCTATGCGGGTTACTTCCAGGACCCCGACGGGCACCTCTGGGAGATCGTCTGGAACCCCCACCTCATCCCCCAGGATTGA
- a CDS encoding glycosyltransferase family 39 protein — MMVLSFLSSNVLVLLGAWWCATRVLRQPHGPARILAVGVLAWTWVTVGVQLLGTLGFLNVPSLLGWSLAAAVLGLACARTWPGRGVDADHGPPAEPEPIGWEGWLAVGLAIWGALVLGTSSLLMPVKVVSDGPIYHLYFAARWWQAGRLFLVASPFGESAATYFPANGDLWFAWLMATWGGDRLARVGQAPFLGLACIAAFGCARELGAGRTASLVATSLFATVGPLVLFTFEANVDTIFVAGYLTAAYFFLRFAEGRDGWPALLLGGLAAGEALGTKSVGNLFVPPLLLAGCWAVARRTRAVRPTLAGLATILTGVATTSGFWYARNALLTGNPLYPLTVKLGGATWLSGWYGSEAMRGSIYYIPVSNWRALVDTLVGVLDARTVPLWVAAVLGVWAVGRGRRRGDGWVWIFSLGVVLNVALYWLFIPYRTQQRFMLQGVGLAVVPLASLLDRSRWLRIAATLMLALHVATPQSWPFGPRDADVPWDLTPQIPNAIPPILPLASELLRLASPRSGFEFLSALDVPVLAVVAGLIVWAGARLRRGRPDAATWMAGLAAIGLSAVVGWSQIVPFAGDRRLLAFPAFPDFYRGWIELDARSGPTGSRIAYAGTNIPYYLMGSGLRNNVRYVNVEGPPHWLMHDFHRRARAEGRGEWPNARPGWDRERPDYDAWLANLRAEAIQLLVVTRVNPGEGAHNVADAEGFPVERQWADSHPETFEPLYGVREGDPWFRLYRVRGGIEPSAPADSNRRADRSVTPGGSS, encoded by the coding sequence ATGATGGTCTTGTCATTCCTGTCCTCGAACGTCCTCGTCCTTCTCGGCGCGTGGTGGTGCGCCACCCGCGTGTTGCGCCAGCCGCACGGCCCGGCGCGAATCCTGGCCGTGGGGGTGCTCGCCTGGACCTGGGTCACGGTCGGTGTGCAACTCCTGGGGACGCTGGGATTTCTGAACGTCCCCAGCTTGCTGGGCTGGTCGCTGGCGGCGGCCGTCCTGGGGCTGGCGTGCGCCCGGACGTGGCCGGGCCGGGGCGTGGACGCCGATCACGGGCCCCCAGCCGAGCCGGAGCCGATCGGCTGGGAGGGGTGGCTGGCGGTCGGCCTGGCGATCTGGGGGGCTCTCGTCCTGGGGACGTCGTCGCTGCTCATGCCGGTGAAGGTCGTCAGCGACGGCCCGATCTATCACCTGTACTTCGCGGCGAGGTGGTGGCAGGCGGGGCGGTTGTTCCTCGTGGCCTCGCCCTTCGGGGAGAGCGCGGCGACCTACTTCCCGGCCAACGGCGATCTCTGGTTCGCCTGGCTGATGGCGACCTGGGGGGGCGATCGCCTGGCCCGGGTCGGTCAGGCCCCTTTCCTGGGACTGGCGTGCATCGCGGCCTTCGGCTGCGCCCGAGAACTGGGGGCGGGGCGGACGGCGTCGCTGGTGGCGACTTCGCTGTTCGCGACCGTCGGCCCGCTCGTCCTCTTCACGTTCGAGGCCAACGTCGACACGATCTTCGTCGCCGGATACCTCACCGCCGCCTACTTCTTCCTTAGATTCGCCGAGGGACGCGACGGCTGGCCCGCGCTTCTGCTGGGGGGGCTCGCGGCGGGCGAGGCGCTGGGGACGAAATCGGTCGGCAATCTCTTCGTCCCCCCCCTGCTCCTCGCCGGTTGCTGGGCCGTCGCGCGGCGGACGCGGGCCGTCCGGCCGACGCTCGCGGGGCTGGCGACGATCCTGACGGGCGTGGCGACGACCTCGGGGTTCTGGTACGCGCGAAACGCCCTCCTGACCGGGAACCCGCTCTATCCCCTGACGGTCAAGCTCGGGGGGGCGACGTGGCTTTCGGGCTGGTACGGCTCCGAGGCTATGCGGGGGAGCATCTATTACATCCCGGTTTCGAACTGGCGGGCGCTGGTCGATACCCTGGTCGGCGTACTCGACGCTCGCACCGTACCTCTATGGGTGGCGGCGGTTCTGGGCGTTTGGGCGGTCGGGCGCGGACGGCGTCGGGGAGACGGCTGGGTCTGGATCTTCAGCCTGGGAGTCGTCCTGAACGTGGCCCTCTACTGGTTGTTCATCCCCTACCGCACGCAGCAGCGATTCATGCTCCAGGGGGTCGGCCTGGCGGTGGTCCCGCTCGCGAGTCTGCTCGACCGGAGCCGATGGCTCCGGATCGCGGCAACTTTGATGCTGGCGCTGCACGTCGCCACCCCCCAGTCCTGGCCGTTCGGCCCGCGCGACGCCGACGTCCCCTGGGACCTCACACCCCAGATCCCCAACGCCATCCCCCCGATCCTTCCGCTGGCATCTGAGTTGCTTCGCCTGGCCTCGCCGCGCTCAGGCTTCGAGTTTCTCTCGGCGCTCGACGTGCCGGTGCTGGCGGTGGTGGCCGGGCTGATCGTCTGGGCCGGGGCTCGGCTGCGGCGAGGGCGTCCCGACGCCGCGACCTGGATGGCCGGGCTCGCCGCGATCGGCCTGTCGGCTGTCGTGGGTTGGTCCCAGATCGTCCCCTTCGCCGGCGATCGGCGCCTCCTGGCCTTTCCCGCCTTCCCGGACTTCTATCGGGGATGGATCGAACTGGACGCCCGCTCCGGGCCGACCGGCTCGCGGATCGCCTACGCGGGAACGAACATTCCCTATTACCTGATGGGATCGGGACTCCGGAACAACGTCCGGTACGTGAACGTCGAAGGGCCGCCCCACTGGCTGATGCACGACTTCCACCGCCGGGCTCGCGCCGAGGGACGAGGCGAATGGCCCAACGCCCGGCCCGGCTGGGATCGTGAACGCCCCGATTACGACGCCTGGCTCGCCAACCTCCGGGCTGAAGCGATTCAGCTCCTGGTCGTGACCCGGGTCAATCCCGGCGAAGGGGCGCACAACGTCGCCGACGCCGAAGGCTTCCCGGTCGAACGCCAATGGGCCGACTCCCATCCCGAGACCTTCGAGCCTCTTTACGGAGTTCGCGAAGGCGACCCCTGGTTCCGGCTGTATCGCGTTCGGGGTGGGATCGAACCGTCCGCGCCCGCCGACTCGAATCGAAGGGCCGATCGGTCCGTGACCCCTGGAGGAAGTTCCTGA
- a CDS encoding SIS domain-containing protein, translating to MLGQTLSAGDYLARVRDEIARLDLHAVENVSEVIERAYDANRFVFIIGNGGSGANASHLCEDLAKCTLCDFESQKRLKVLSLTDNTAGIMAWANDEGYERIFLEQLKNLASPGDVLIAISGSGNSPNIVKAVEWGNAQGMETVGFTGFSGGRLQAINKHNLHVAIDDMGIVESLHQVVFHWLIDDLHRRFTAKHQPVARNGAQAQL from the coding sequence ATGCTGGGACAGACGCTGTCGGCGGGAGATTACCTCGCACGGGTACGCGACGAGATCGCGCGGCTGGACCTCCACGCGGTCGAGAACGTCAGCGAGGTGATCGAACGGGCCTACGACGCGAACCGGTTCGTCTTCATCATCGGCAACGGCGGCTCGGGCGCCAACGCCTCGCACCTCTGCGAAGACCTGGCCAAATGCACCCTCTGCGATTTCGAATCCCAGAAGCGGCTCAAGGTCCTGAGCCTCACCGACAACACCGCCGGCATCATGGCCTGGGCCAACGACGAGGGCTATGAGCGAATCTTCCTCGAACAGCTCAAGAACCTGGCCTCCCCCGGCGACGTCCTGATCGCCATCTCCGGATCGGGGAACAGCCCGAACATCGTCAAGGCCGTCGAATGGGGGAACGCCCAGGGGATGGAGACGGTCGGGTTCACCGGCTTCTCGGGCGGACGGCTGCAAGCGATCAACAAGCACAACCTGCACGTCGCCATCGACGACATGGGGATCGTCGAATCCCTCCACCAGGTCGTCTTCCACTGGCTGATCGACGACCTCCACCGCCGCTTCACGGCCAAACATCAGCCGGTCGCTCGCAACGGCGCCCAGGCGCAGCTTTGA
- a CDS encoding ROK family protein, with product MTDDAEWLLGIEIGGTKLQLGLTRRAGTIEILKRSAIDPSRGAEGIREGIRRAFALAIDELGLTAGEVRAAGVGFGGPVDAESARTETSFQVEGWTDFPLGDWVRESLNVPCVSVHNDADVAGLAESRLGAGVGKSPLLYLTIGSGIGGALIVDGRIYRGAGRGAVEIGHLRVPSPDPTSPDDFPELETVASGWGIGRLARRAAEGCRDRGESWTVLDEEGRPERITAVQIARAAGLGDPRSLEVLDRARRALAFALAQAVALIAPARIILGGGVSLIGEELWFQPIRELVDAEVFRPFRGSFDIVPAALGEEVVVHGALELARDAWSASA from the coding sequence ATGACCGATGACGCGGAATGGCTCCTGGGCATCGAGATCGGCGGGACCAAGCTCCAGCTCGGCCTGACTCGTCGCGCCGGGACGATCGAAATCCTGAAACGGTCCGCCATCGACCCGAGTCGAGGCGCCGAGGGCATCCGCGAGGGCATCCGCCGAGCCTTCGCCCTGGCGATCGACGAACTCGGCCTCACTGCGGGCGAAGTCCGCGCGGCGGGCGTCGGCTTCGGCGGCCCCGTCGACGCCGAGAGCGCCCGGACCGAAACCTCATTCCAGGTCGAGGGTTGGACCGACTTCCCCCTGGGCGACTGGGTCCGCGAGAGCCTGAACGTCCCGTGCGTCTCCGTGCACAACGACGCCGACGTCGCCGGGCTGGCCGAATCACGCCTGGGGGCGGGGGTGGGAAAGTCCCCCTTGCTCTACCTGACGATCGGCAGCGGGATCGGCGGCGCGCTGATCGTCGACGGCCGGATCTACCGGGGGGCGGGACGTGGCGCCGTCGAGATCGGCCACCTGCGCGTCCCCTCGCCCGATCCGACGTCGCCCGACGACTTCCCCGAGCTGGAGACCGTCGCGTCGGGGTGGGGGATCGGCCGACTCGCCCGGCGCGCGGCCGAGGGTTGCCGCGATCGCGGCGAGAGCTGGACCGTGCTCGACGAAGAGGGTCGTCCGGAACGGATCACCGCCGTGCAGATCGCGCGAGCGGCCGGGCTCGGCGATCCCCGAAGCCTCGAGGTGCTTGATCGGGCTCGCCGAGCGCTGGCGTTCGCGCTCGCCCAGGCCGTCGCCCTGATCGCGCCGGCGCGGATCATCCTCGGCGGCGGCGTCTCCCTGATCGGCGAGGAGCTCTGGTTCCAGCCGATCCGCGAACTCGTCGACGCCGAGGTCTTCCGCCCGTTCCGGGGTTCGTTCGACATCGTCCCCGCCGCGCTCGGCGAGGAGGTCGTCGTCCACGGGGCCCTGGAACTGGCCCGCGACGCCTGGTCCGCCTCGGCCTGA